A portion of the Streptomyces sp. NBC_00376 genome contains these proteins:
- a CDS encoding MscL family protein yields the protein MEGFKAFLMHGNVIDLAVAVVIGAAFTQIVNSIVKGVINPLVGAFGTKDLEGYSSCLKGPCITDPKTGEATEGIRILWGSVLSATLGFLITAAVVYFLMVLPMAKYLAKRAAIQAAKEGVQETLEMSELEVLKEIRDALVSQRGGPAGGTENPGRGHDQ from the coding sequence CTGGAAGGGTTCAAAGCCTTCTTGATGCACGGCAATGTGATCGATCTGGCGGTCGCCGTCGTCATCGGTGCCGCGTTCACCCAGATCGTGAACTCGATCGTCAAGGGAGTCATCAACCCGCTCGTCGGTGCGTTCGGCACCAAGGACCTGGAGGGCTACAGCTCCTGCCTCAAGGGCCCCTGCATCACGGACCCGAAGACGGGCGAGGCCACCGAGGGCATCCGGATCCTGTGGGGCTCGGTGCTCAGCGCCACCCTCGGCTTCCTGATCACGGCAGCCGTCGTGTACTTCCTGATGGTCCTGCCCATGGCCAAGTACCTGGCCAAGCGGGCGGCGATACAGGCCGCGAAGGAAGGGGTGCAGGAGACGCTGGAGATGAGCGAGCTGGAGGTGCTGAAGGAGATCCGCGACGCCCTCGTCTCGCAGCGCGGCGGCCCGGCGGGCGGGACCGAGAACCCCGGCCGGGGTCACGACCAGTAG
- a CDS encoding RcpC/CpaB family pilus assembly protein codes for MRGGSGHRLRRALWRQRRALAAGLALTAAALAATGLGGDGAGVGGNAAYGAGAGRTTGAPPERARRPARLVSAPVRIADAGTVRLLRPGDHVDVIAAGESGAEVGAAAGAGVRVLAKGARVAEVPHSPAGGSGGSDGFTEDGALIVLAVPRETATALAGAGISSQLAVTLC; via the coding sequence GTGCGCGGAGGCAGCGGGCACCGGCTGCGGCGGGCGTTGTGGCGGCAGCGCCGTGCCCTTGCGGCCGGGCTGGCCCTGACAGCCGCCGCGCTCGCCGCCACGGGGCTGGGCGGTGACGGCGCGGGGGTGGGCGGCAATGCCGCGTACGGGGCGGGAGCCGGGCGTACGACGGGGGCGCCGCCGGAGCGGGCGCGGCGACCGGCTCGGTTGGTGTCCGCGCCGGTCCGGATCGCGGATGCGGGGACGGTGCGCTTATTGCGTCCGGGTGACCACGTCGACGTGATCGCCGCCGGGGAATCCGGGGCCGAGGTCGGGGCCGCGGCAGGGGCAGGGGTCCGGGTGCTGGCGAAGGGTGCGCGGGTGGCGGAGGTGCCGCACAGCCCGGCGGGCGGCTCCGGCGGCTCCGACGGCTTCACGGAGGATGGTGCGCTGATCGTGCTGGCCGTCCCCCGGGAAACCGCCACCGCACTGGCCGGCGCGGGCATCTCGTCCCAACTGGCGGTGACTCTTTGCTGA